One window from the genome of Kryptolebias marmoratus isolate JLee-2015 linkage group LG1, ASM164957v2, whole genome shotgun sequence encodes:
- the ep400 gene encoding E1A-binding protein p400 isoform X4, with protein MHHGSGSQSMQRQLQKSKSVSGSEAEEQQQQPPMAVTQQQATINHPQSPVTTFSSAASPSAPQSPNYQIIMSRSPVTGQNVNITLQNVVTANQQITLTPLPIQNPASPGFQHTTSQWRFEHAPSSYIQVTSPVPQPIQPQSPTQHSPVSLQGVTRAGAPPTALGVSSPTRFVEAGMLVRQINLSNQSGGGHFVYQEGTGLAQIAPAASGQVQITSPGTPGSVRERRLSQPHSQTGGTIHHLGPQSPVATGTNLPTLGSPGHITTSNLPPQISSIIKGQLARPMIFEKTAQGVVTGVGTTTASFSIPSSIPPSSPSLTSPSQGIPNNPLAPTSMTSGSMKKQAAKKLEEVAPSTPEIAQLRKQCLEHHTKKMESLKEVFKEYLIELFFLQHLQGNMMDYLAFKKKPCVPLYTYLRQNDLDLEDDDEEEEQSEVINDEVKVVTGKDGQAVTPVAISTQLPPNVSAAFSTQQQQFQGHQGPGSGTIANPGDMDAFKRQQAMVQTDQAKRPRIDVGRHGLIFQHPGVAPLGSPGVPLQQLMPTAQGGMPPTPQAVQIAGQKQNQQQYDPSKGPPVQNAASLHTPPPQLPSRLPQGALPMAGLPMALPQQAQLVENAAQSGGQLQAQVQVQAGGSVLATVNPHAQLQTQLQQQMQQGVHIQLQPQQQSQTILQAGQATVTLARPGTDLNQPVQRIMTNSVSLTSVSPAPLSTPNSNPSPQTSSSLRPLGSNINPSTQSKLTGTNGVSAVKVGGFGQNTSMQSSQEGSQDKQVEQAKLESQVHQRISELRKEGQWSASRLPKLVEASRPKSHWDYLLEEMQWMAADFAQERRWKEATAKKLVRTCARYHQEQTKSEERAQKEKETHLRHIASTVAREVEFFWSNIEQVVEIKLQFETYEKRLKALGLQKAAVSGQAGEKVNKVEGVTSAKKRKSSLSLVDEDVSDEESTIEEQEGMEGDTDHKAELIDLAKDAEMSLDALKKQYAGAYAESFEWPQPSPRSDKDDMEDTEEMDCASSSPPQAVLIDSLLSMDQYWGADKATSDSNGKPGRDIAEVAAATELLLPKGSFRTTSSTRSPAPFLLHGVLREYQQIGVDWLVNLYKKQLNGILADETGLGKTVQTVAYMAHLAGQEGIWGPHLIIVRTCKLLSWELEFKRWCPGLKILLYLGNRKERRSKRMLWDEANSFHVCVTSYKLLMKDQSHFLKRRWKHLVLDEVQLIKNVTQKHWETIFSLRSEQRILLINTPLQNTLKELWTMIHFLLPGITRPYSDFPVKAGTDQNQDYCHKLVIRLHRMIQPFILRRSKRDVEKQLPKKYEHILKCRLSGRQKSLYEDILTQPGTQEALKTGHFVSVLQVLMRLQRVCNHPELVAPRETGSSYFCSSLQCNVPSLVLEAVENQSSKIANLSIFDLINNENKLTRYQTEEAVPKLKVTQQLIEEIYTSPDQPPRPKLCPIKPMRLFQPVQYGTKPEGRLAAIGNAAGQRPPTSSPQNSTSSSITSQSGQTRGKSPVTTAATTPTSQAIGTATQRAQATPPVSSSSSNTAASSVASSGSSGSGQHVLGAVALGQTLAGTVVGSVAPISQPGLTQVARPALAPSHAIQPSLLSQRLVLTSQAQARLPSGDVVKIAQLANIAGGQTRITQPETPVTLQFQGNKFTLSPSQLRQLTTGQPLQLQGTLGNILHIVSAPGQQIIRPQGSMVLQTMPQAVPASSASVTSGTPLPALSTAQQTLGVTTNATSSPTKHPAAHSGSQEPSEEKSQLQKERLSRLFEANEQRCSRRVLYGSDVLQACTLSPDLTAAGWRWEGRESCVRAQRTCVGTTSTLQSTLLTTEDRLEAAQSLINRLTCVVPPAVAPPPHLYAANPPVPFSLEQKSFQRRLLEASAPHSADIHRLTSSHLLSYTDLQLMQMDSGKLEALAILLKKLRSESRRVLIFTQMLKMLDILEAFLDYRQLTYMRIDESLTYDERQENMKKFNRSRQVFCSILTNRCCAAVGTMVDADTIIFFDTDLNPTMDARTQEWCDKVGRSKDIHIYRLESGNSIEEKLLKNGTNDLIREVAAQGTDYTLAFLTQRTIQDLFEVEAGSGVKVEEFVVLHQEPSASEAISPKVARPYIQALHSINLDAEPEEEEGQEKELGSKESTGESENQVGEEPALTDELNAVMEQLTPIERYALHYLEYLHISDDEAALKEKLECAKRGWEMQQLQKLKEDDEERQITEGEEDLFTYTREDAYNMEYVFDAEDGHTEIMPLWTPPTPPQDDNDIYIDSVMMLMYDTTPMPESKLPPIYIRKEHKRLKMDPSAAARKKKKGHGETVIPPRSLFEKASMLKVRRESKDQKKNFSLKQQVPFAKPLPSLVKPAMEAGQDNPEWLISEDWALLQAVKQLLELPLNLTIVSPAHTPNWDLVSDVVNSCSRIYRSPKQCRNRYENVIIPREEGKLVYEANPKKKTKSIYKSKNSRPLRTSQIYTQDDNSSQIQLYNSHFEIMKIIASKRSPPIKPVVGMNPFQKNPKHASVLAESGISYDKPLPPIQVASQRAERIAKEKKALAEQQKAQQLAQQQQAGAPQAQVAPGQAQTPAAGQAQVPQAAGVPGATTVPNAAVLTGTIKNVAGGTTIQAGGNVIVNTVAGVPPSPFQANKRLSSPVIPGTLSPAGTAGAQVVHAQQRAVTATAASAEVVAIAAGQSVRAVTPVTASAVVSTTLSPVQSQNRPLVPQVTPTPGMQLTQKSTAYLQMLRQQQLQQQQQQQQATSPQIKAVNKPQELIKMQKHKVPIQQQQQVAAAVAAAAAAQGQQAAVTQQTAQVQPAQAGQASPQIATVAASRPGALQNPSTVQVARLTRMPAQGQIQAQAGQTAQVTLTKPPVVSVPAVVSGVTTLPGISVPIGPAQKAGGPVLASPFPQMQVQQLIPMKKAQHPTAIQAAAAAQQKAGQPQQGQAAGQQKQVTMQAAQTAQQQKVTYTTTTQLQQVIKPQFYTTTSIAQPQKTTATQQIQVAKIPQIVQPTVANIQQIVSSPQQIQAQPQTVTLTQAATSTTAQVQMIPTGMATAQVVQQKIIQQQVVTAAPSPQIQTPPPHSPAQQAAAPSAAESPVQQAAQPAKNQARQGGVRAKTPAKPSGGSS; from the exons ATGCACCATGGAAGTGGATCGCAGAGTATGCAGCGACAGCTTCAAAAATCCAAGTCTGTCAGTGGGTCAGAAGCAGaggagcaacagcagcagccacCGATGGCAGTTACACAGCAGCAAGCAACAATTAACCACCCTCAGTCTCCTGTGAccactttctcctctgctgCCAGCCCTTCAGCCCCCCAGTCCCCTAATTATCAGATAATCATGAGTCGAAGCCCGGTAACCGGCCAGAACGTGAACATCACTTTACAAAATGTGGTCACTGCTAATCAGCAGATCACTCTAACCCCTCTCCCCATTCAGAACCCAGCGTCCCCTGGCTTCCAGCACACTACGTCTCAGTGGCGGTTCGAGCATGCCCCATCCTCCTACATTCAGGTGACCTCACCTGTGCCCCAACCTATTCAGCCCCAAAGTCCCACCCAGCACAGCCCAGTCTCTCTACAAGGTGTCACGAGGGCAGGAGCACCACCAACAGCATTGGGAGTGTCGAGTCCAACTCGATTTGTCGAAGCTGGAATGTTAGTTCGACAAATCAATTTAAGCAACCAATCAGGAGGAGGGCACTTCGTTTACCAGGAGGGGACAGGACTAGCCCAGATTGCACCAGCAGCTTCTGGCCAGGTACAAATAACTTCTCCGGGAACACCAGGCTCTGTGAGAGAACGACGGCTTTCTCAGCCTCACTCTCAAACAGGAGGCACCATTCATCACCTTGGACCTCAAAGCCCTGTCGCCACTGGGACTAACCTTCCTACACTGGGCAGCCCTGGTCACATCACCACATCCAACCTACCTCCTCAGATCAGCAGTATCATTAAAGGTCAACTAGCACGCCCTATGATATTTGAAAAGACTGCACAAGGTGTGGTTACAGGAGTGGGAACCACTACAGCATCATTCAGCATACCCTCCTCCATTCCACCTTCTAGCCCATCTCTTACTAGCCCATCCCAAGGCATCCCCAACAATCCTCTCGCACCAACCAGCATGACTTCAGGCAGTATGAAGAAGCAAGCTGCCAAGAAGTTAGAGGAAGTTGCTCCTTCTACTCCAGAAATTGCCCAGCTTAGAAAACAGTGCTTGGAGCATCACACCAAGAAGATGGAGAGCTTGAAAGAAGTGTTCAAGGAATACCTGATTGaacttttctttctgcaacACCTTCAAGGGAACATGATGGACTATCTGGCATTTAAGAAGAAGCCTTGTGTTCCCTTGTATACTTACTTAAGACAGAATGACTTGGATCTTGAAGATGAcgatgaagaagaagaacagtCGGAGGTCATTAATGACGAG gtaaagGTTGTTACTGGAAAAGACGGCCAGGCAGTGACACCAGTTGCCATATCAACACAGCTTCCTCCcaatgtttctgcagctttctctactcagcagcagcagtttcag GGACACCAAGGACCTGGTTCAGGCACTATTGCAAACCCTGGAGACATGGATGCTTTTAAGAGGCAACAGGCTATGGTGCAAACAG ATCAGGCTAAGAGGCCCCGGATTGACGTTGGTCGCCATGGGCTGATTTTCCAGCATCCTGGTGTAGCTCCTTTAGGATCACCTGGCGTTCCACTTCAGCAGCTAATGCCGACTGCGCAAG GTGGTATGCCACCTACTCCTCAAGCGGTCCAGATTGCAGGGCAGAAGCAGAACCAGCAACAGTACGACCCATCTAAAGGACCGCCTGTGCAGAACGCTGCCAGCCTgcacacccccccaccccagcTACCCAGCCGGTTGCCTCAAGGTGCCCTCCCTATGGCCGGCCTACCTATGGCACTCCCTCAGCAGGCTCAGTTAGTGGAGAATGCAGCTCAGTCTGGTGGGCAGCTCCAGGCACAAGTGCAAGTGCAGGCAGGCGGGTCTGTCCTGGCCACGGTGAACCCCCACGCACAGCTCCAGACCCAACTACAGCAGCAGATGCAGCAGGGTGTTCACATCCAGCTGCAGCCCCAACAACAGTCCCAGACTATTCTACAGGCAGGACAAGCG ACGGTGACACTGGCTCGGCCTGGTACAGATCTAAACCAGCCGGTTCAGAGGATCATGACCAACTCGGTGTCATTAACATCCGTGTCTCCTGCTCCCCTGTCCACTCCAAACTCCAATCCATCTCCCCAAACATCAAGTTCTCTCCGTCCTCTCGGCTCTAACATCAACCCGAGCACACAGTCCAAACTAACGGGAACCAACGGGGTATCTGCCGTCAAAGTGGGCGGCTTTGGTCAAAATACCAGCATGCAGTCCTCGCAAGAAGGTTCTCAAGATAAACAAGTGGAGCAGGCTAAACTG GAAAGTCAGGTGCATCAACGTATCTCCGAGCTGAGGAAGGAGGGTCAGTGGTCAGCCAGCAGACTGCCCAAGCTCGTGGAGGCTTCTCGCCCAAAGTCCCACTGGGACTACCTGCTGGAGGAGATGCAGTGGATGGCAGCGGACTTCGCTCAGgagagaagatggaaggagGCTACCGCTAAGAAG CTTGTTCGCACATGTGCGCGTTACCATCAGGAGCAGACCAAAAGTGAAGAAAGagcacagaaagaaaaggaaactcaTCTCCGCCACATCGCCAGCACAGTTGCCCGAGAGGTGGAAttcttttggtcaaacattgagCAG GTTGTGGAAATCAAACTCCAGTTTGAAACGTATGAGAAGAGACTCAAAGCACTTGGTTTACAAAAAGCCGCAG TGTCTGGACAGGCAGGAGAAAAAGTCAATAAAGTG gaggGAGTCACctctgctaaaaaaagaaaatcaagtttGTCCTTGGTTGATGAAGATG TCTCAGATGAGGAGAGCACCATAGAGGAACAGGAAGGCATGGAGGGGGATACAGACCACAAAGCAGAATTGATTGACCTCGCCAAAGATG CTGAGATGTCTCTGGATGCGTTGAAGAAACAGTATGCTGGAGCTTATGCTGAAAGTTTCGAGTGGCCTCAGCCAAGTCCTCGTAGTGACAAGGATGACATGGAGGACACCGAAG AAATGGATTGTGCTTCGAGCAGTCCACCTCAAGCTGTGTTAATTGACTCCCTGCTTAGTATGGACCAGTATTGGGGTGCGGATAAAGCCACATCTGACTCAAACGGGAAGCCGGGCAGAGACATCGCGGAAGTGGCAGCTGCCACAGAACTCCTCTTGCCTAAAGGCAGCTTCAGAACCACATCATCA acTCGCAGCCCAGCACCTTTTCTACTGCATGGAGTGCTGCGAGAATATCAGCAAATTGGTGTGGACTGGCTGGTAAACCTATACAAGAAACAGCTCAACGGCATCTTAGCTGATGAAACGGGACTTGGCAAAACCGTACAGACAGTAGCTTACATGGCCCACTTAGCAGGACAAGAGG GCATCTGGGGTCCTCATCTTATTATAGTAAGAACATGTAAGCTGCTGAGCTGGGAGCTGGAGTTCAAGCGCTGGTGTCCCGGCCTTAAGATTCTCCTGTACCTGGGCAACAGAAAGGAGCGCAGATCTAAGAGAATG CTGTGGGACGAAGCCAACAGCTTCCATGTATGCGTCACATCGTACAAGCTCCTAATGAAAGATCAGAGCCATTTTCTAAAGAGAAGATGGAAGCATCTGGTTCTGGACGAGGTCCAGCTGATCAAAAACGTCACGCAGAAACACTGGGAAACCATTTTTTCTCTCAGAAG TGAGCAGAGGATTCTCCTTATCAACACTCCCCTCCAAAATACGCTCAAAGAGCTGTGGACCATGATCCACTTCCTGTTGCCAGGAATCACCAGGCCGTACTCTGACTTCCCTGTTAAAGCGGGCacagaccagaaccaggattaCTGCCACAAGCTAGTCATCCGTCTGCACAGG ATGATCCAGCCATTCATCTTGAGGCGCTCCAAAAGAGACGTGGAGAAACAGCTTCCCAAGAAGTATGAACACATCCTGAAGTGCCGTCTGTCCGGCAGACAGAAAAGCCTTTATGAGGATATCCTTACTCAGCCAGG GACTCAGGAGGCTCTGAAGACGGGTCATTTTGTCAGCGTGCTCCAGGTTTTGATGCGGCTGCAGCGAGTGTGTAACCACCCCGAGCTGGTGGCTCCCAGAGAGACCGGCAGCTCTTATTTCTGTTCTTCTCTTCAATGCAACGTTCCATCGTTGGTTCTGGAAGCTGTTGAGAATCAGTCAAGCAAG ATTGCAAACCTGTCCATATTTGATCTGATCAATAATGAGAACAAACTGACTCGGTATCAGACTGAAGAGGCCGTACCCAAACTAAAGGTCACTCAGCAGCTCATAGAGGAAATCTACACGAGCCCAGACCAGCCACCAAGACCCAAACTGTGTCCTATAAAACCCATGAG ATTGTTCCAGCCAGTTCAGTATGGCACGAAGCCAGAAGGTCGCTTAGCTGCCATTGGAAATGCAGCGGGTCAGCGTCCTCCAACGAGCTCTCCCCAAAACAGTACCTCATCTTCCATCACCAGTCAGTCAGGCCAAACCAGGGGCAAGTCCCCTGTCACGACCGCAGCAACTACGCCCACTTCTCAAG CCATTGGAACAGCTACTCAGAGAGCCCAGGCTACTCCtcctgtcagcagcagcagcagcaacactgCAGCTTCCTCCGTAGCATCCTCTGGGAGCAGTGGCAGTGGGCAGCATGTGTTGGGGGCCGTGGCCTTGGGTCAGACCTTAGCTGGAACAGTTGTGGGCTCTGTGGCTCCAATCAGCCAGCCTGGTTTAACACAGGTCGCCAGGCCAGCTTTGGCCCCCAGCCATGCCATCCAGCCCAGCTTATTGTCCCAGAGGTTGGTTCTTACATCTCAGGCCCAGGCACGGTTGCCTA GTGGAGATGTGGTGAAGATCGCCCAGCTGGCCAACATAGCAGGCGGTCAGACTCGTATCACGCAGCCGGAGACTCCGGTCACGCTGCAGTTTCAGGGGAACAAGTTCACGCTGTCCCCCAGCCAGCTCCGACAGCTCACCACCGGACAGCCCTTGCAGCTTCAAGGTACACTCG GCAACATCCTGCATATTGTGTCGGCTCCGGGGCAGCAGATCATAAGGCCACAGGGATCCATGGTTTTGCAAACAATGCCTCAAGCTGTTCCTGCTTCCAGTGCTTCAGTAACATCTGGCACACCGCTTCCTGCTCTTTCAACAGCTCAGCAAA CACTGGGTGTCACTACAAATGCCACATCATCCCCCACCAAGCATCCTGCAGCTCACAGTGGTTCTCAG GAGCCTTCAGAAGAAAAGTCTCAGCTGCAGAAGGAGCGCCTGAGCCGCCTGTTTGAAGCGAACGAGCAGCGCTGCAGCCGCAGAGTGTTGTATGGGTCAGACGTGCTGCAGGCATGCACTCTGAGCCCGGATCTGACCGCTGCAGGCTGGAGGTGGGAGGGCAGGGAGAGCtgtgttagagctcagagaacATGTGTAGGTACAACTTCTACACTGCAGTCCACTCTGCTTACCACGGAGGACCGCCTGGAGGCTGCCCAAAGTCTGATCAACAG GCTGACGTGTGTGGTGCCTCCAGCTGTAGCTCCGCCCCCTCACCTGTATGCAGCCAATCCACCTGTTCCCTTCAGCCTCGAACAGAAGTCCTTTCAGCGGCGACTGCTGGAGGCCTCGGCCCCCCACAGTGCAGACATCCACCGTTTAACATCCAGTCATCTCTTGAGTTATACTGACCTACAGTTAATGCAGATGGACTCAG GTAAACTGGAAGCTCTTGCTATTCTACTGAAGAAGCTCAGATCAGAGAGCAGGCGTGTCCTCATCTTCACTCAGATGTTGAAGATGCTGGACATCTTGGAGGCCTTCCTGGATTACAGGCAGCTCACTTATATGCGCATCGATGAAAGCCTCACTTATGACGAAAGACAG GAAAACATGAAGAAGTTCAACAGGAGCAGGCAGGTGTTCTGCAGCATCCTGACCAACCGCTGCTGCGCTGCGGTTGGGACCATGGTCGACGCGGACACCATCATCTTCTTTGACACAGACCTCAACCCAACCATGGACGCCCGCACCCAGGAGTGGTGTGACAAAGTCGGCCGATCCAAGGACATTCACATATACAG ATTGGAGAGTGGGAATTCTATTGAAgagaaattgttaaaaaatggaACCAACGACCTGATAAGGGAGGTGGCTGCTCAGGGTACCGACTACACCTTGGCTTTCCTCACACAG CGGACGATCCAAGATCTGTTTGAAGTAGAGGCGGGTTCAGGCGTGAAGGTGGAGGAGTTTGTGGTACTTCACCAGGAGCCGTCGGCCTCAGAAGCCATTTCTCCCAAAGTAGCGAGACCCTACATCCAGGCTCTCCACAGCATCAACCTGGATGCTGAACCGGAGGAGGAAGAAGGGCAAGAGAAAGAGCTGGGAAGCAAAGAGTCAACAGGGGAGTCAGAGAACCAAGTTGGAGAAGAGCCTGCTCTGACAGATGAGCTGAACGCAGTCATGGAACAG CTGACTCCTATCGAAAGATATGCCCTGCATTATCTGGAGTACCTTCACATCAGTGATGATGAAGCTGCACTCAAg gagaAGTTGGAGTGTGCTAAGAGAGGCTGGGagatgcagcagctgcagaagctgaaggaggacGATGAAGAGCGCCAGATaacagagggagaagaagatCTATTCACCTATACCAGAGAGGACGCTTACAATATG GAGTACGTATTTGATGCGGAGGACGGTCACACAGAAATAATGCCG CTTTGGACTCCTCCCACGCCGCCGCAGGATGACAACGATATTTACATCGATTCTGTGATGATGTTGATGTATGACACCACACCCATGCCAGAGTCCAAACTGCCTCCGATCTACATCCGCAAGGAGCACAAGAGACTCAAGATGGACCCCTCAG CTGCAgccagaaagaagaagaagggccACGGGGAGACGGTCATACCTCCACGCTCTCTTTTTGAAAAGGCCAGCATGCTCAAAGTTCGCCGCGAGAGCAAAGACCAGAAAAAGAACTTTTCCCTCAAGCAGCAGGTACCTTTTGCCAAACCCCTGCCCTCGCTGGTTAAACCCGCCATGGAGGCTGGCCAGGACAACCCAGAGTGGCTCATCAGTGAGGACTGGGCTCTGCTTCAG GCTgtgaaacagctgctggagttgCCCCTGAACCTGACGATCGTGTCTCCTGCTCACACACCTAACTGGGATCTGGTGAGTGACGTGGTGAACTCCTGCAGCCGCATCTACCGCTCACCCAAACAGTGTCGCAACCGCTATGAGAACGTCATCATTCCCAGAGAAGAGGGGAAG TTGGTGTACGAGGCCAACCCTAAGAAGAAAACCAAGAGCATATACAAG TCTAAGAACAGTCGTCCGTTGAGGACCAGCCAGATCTACACACAGGATGACAATTCCTCTCAAATTCAGCTATACAACAGTCACTTTGAAATCATGAAAATTATTGCCAGCAAGAGGAGCCCACCAATCAAACCAGT GGTCGGTATGAATCCATTTCAGAAGAATCCCAAACATGCCTCGGTCTTGGCAGAAAG TGGGATCAGCTACGACAAACCCCTGCCGCCCATTCAGGTGGCCTCTCAGCGCGCTGAAAGGATTGCCAAAGAGAAAAAG gccCTTGCGGAGCAGCAGAAGGCCCAGCAGTtggcccagcagcagcaggccgGAGCTCCTCAGGCCCAGGTCGCACCTGGTCAGGCCCAGACTCCGGCTGCTGGCCAAGCTCAGGTCCCTCAGGCTGCAGGAGTGCCTGGAGCCACTACTGTGCCCAATGCTGCAGTACTG actgGAACAATTAAAAATGTCGCTGGAGGCACAACCATTCAGGCTG GAGGGAATGTGATTGTGAACACAGTAGCTGGAGTTCCCCCAAGTCCCTTCCAGGCCAATAAACGCCTTTCGTCTCCAGTCATACCAGGCACCCTGTCT CCTGCAGGCACAGCTGGAGCCCAGGTGGTGCACGCACAGCAGAGGGCTGTTACTGCTACTGCTGCTTCCGCTGAAGTGGTCGCGATAGCTGCAGGCCAGAGCGTCCGAGCCGTGACCCCGGTGACCGCGTCTGCCGTCGTCTCTACAACTCTGAGCCCAGTGCAGTCACAGAACCGCCCCCTGGTTCCTCAAGTCACGCCAA cccCAGGCATGCAGTTAACACAGAAGTCTACCGCGTACCTGCAGATGCTccgtcagcagcagctgcagcagcaacagcagcagcagcaggctaCTTCGCCTCAGATCAAAGCTGTAAACAAACCTCAG GAGTtgataaaaatgcagaaacacaaGGTGCcaatccagcagcagcagcaggtggctgcagcagtggcagcagcagcagcagcccagGGACAGCAAGCCGCAGTGACCCAGCAGACGGCCCAGGTGCAGCCCGCTCAGGCCGGCCAAGCCAGCCCACAGATAGCAACCGTGGCAGCGTCCAGACCTGGAGCTCTACAGAACCCAAGCACCGTGCAGGTGGCCAGACTG ACTCGAATGCCAGCTCAGGGTCAGATCCAGGCCCAGGCAGGACAGACGGCTCAGGTGACCCTCACTAAGCCTCCTGTGGTGTCCGTGCCAGCTGTGGTGTCTGGAGTCACTACACTGCCAGGAATCAGTGTGCCCATCGGACCGGCACAGAAAGCTG GTGGCCCCGTGCTGGCGTCGCCTTTCCCCCAGATGCAGGTGCAGCAGCTGATTCCGATGAAGAAAGCGCAACACCCGACGGCCATTCAGGCGGCAGCTGCAGCCCAGCAGAAAGCAGGGCAGCCGCAGCAGGGACAGGCCGCTGGACAGCAGAAG CAGGTCACGATGCAGGCAGCGCAGACAGCCCAGCAGCAGAAGGTGACctacaccaccaccacccaacTCCAACAAGTAATCAAGCCCCAGTTCTACACTACGACCTCCATCGCTCAGCCTCAAAAAACCACTGCAACGCAACAAATCCAG GTGGCTAAAATCCCTCAAATCGTGCAGCCGACTGTGGCCAACATTCAGCAGATTGTGTCTTCTCCTCAGCAG ATCCAGGCCCAGCCCCAGACTGTGACTCTGACCCAGGCAGCCACGTCAACCACGGCTCAGGTGCAGATGATTCCCACGGGGATGGCCACAGCCCAGGTGGTGCAGCAGAAGATCATCCAGCAGCAGGTGGTGACAGCGGCCCCCTCCCCCCAGATCCAGACCCCGCCTCCGCACAGCCCCGCTCAGCAGGCCGCGGCCCCCTCTGCCGCAGAGTCGCCGGTACAGCAGGCCGCTCAGCCCGCCAAGAACCAGGCTCGCCAAGGGGGCGTCAGGGCGAAAACGCCTGCCAAGCCCAGTGGGGGGAGCAGCTAG